One window of Oncorhynchus masou masou isolate Uvic2021 chromosome 33, UVic_Omas_1.1, whole genome shotgun sequence genomic DNA carries:
- the LOC135527562 gene encoding urotensin-2-like, translated as MMCNLLLSWTFLLVASGSLLAHPITDSAEMPYLGPVSLEDGGAGSPDELSFSEQTYLPQSGPGLRYSSLLPGELSRDGLSAAGLLPRQMKTDVLLEKQSHLSPVSRFFGIRKPFRKRGGNSECFWKYCV; from the exons ATGATGTGTAACCTGCTCCTATCATGGACCTTCTTGCTGGTAGCCTCTGGCTCGCTATTGGCCCATCCCATCACAGACTCTGCAGAGATGCCCTACCTGGGTCCTG TATCTCTGGAGGATGGTGGTGCAGGTAGTCCAGACGAGCTGTCTTTCTCTGAGCAGACATACCTGCCCCAGTCTGGCCCTGGACTCAGATACTCATCCTTACTGCCTGGAGAGCTGAGCAGAGATG GTCTCAGTGCAGCTGGACTACTACCAAGACAGATGAAGACAGAT GTGTTGCTGGAGAAACAGAGTCACCTAAGTCCAGTCAGTCGCTTCTTTGGCATCAGGAAGCCATTCAGAAAGAGAGGGGGCAACTCAGAGTGTTTCTGGAAGTACTGTGTCTAA